The Deinobacterium chartae DNA segment CGGAAAACCCTGACCGAAGCGGGGCGGTCACCACGCGTGGTGACCGCCCCGCTTCGGTCAGGCTTACTGCGCGGCGACGTTCTCGACCAGAATGGCCTCGAGCTTGTCGGTGCCCACGGCAAACACCGTGTAGTTCTTGCCACCGGCCAGGGCAGCGTTCACGGCCAGGGCCACGTTGGTGGTAGCCGTAGGACGCACCTCGAAGCTGTAGTTGCCGGCGGGCAGGACCATCGGGTCGCTGCCGCCCGGGAAATCCAGGGCGCTCACGGCCGGCTCCTGGCCCTGAACGGCCACGTCGACCGCGCCGGTCTCGGTGCCGGCGTGCACGAACTGCACGCGCGCCTCGCCTGCGGCTGCGGCGGTCAGGTCATCCGAGTAGATGACCAGGGCCAAGTCGGCCAGCTTGCCGGCCGCTCCCAGCGTATAGAACGCGCCGTCTTCGGCGCTGAAGGTTTCCTCGATCACCTTGGAGTTCATGTCGCCCGCCTTGGTCACCACGACGGCGTGCTCTCCGGCAGTCACTTTCACGTAGGGAGTGACCGTCTTGAAGGC contains these protein-coding regions:
- a CDS encoding DUF4397 domain-containing protein; the protein is MKKLLFISALALLGSAYAQQLRVAHLSPDAPNVDVYLDGQKVLDNVAFKTVTPYVKVTAGEHAVVVTKAGDMNSKVIEETFSAEDGAFYTLGAAGKLADLALVIYSDDLTAAAAGEARVQFVHAGTETGAVDVAVQGQEPAVSALDFPGGSDPMVLPAGNYSFEVRPTATTNVALAVNAALAGGKNYTVFAVGTDKLEAILVENVAAQ